From a single Lolium rigidum isolate FL_2022 chromosome 7, APGP_CSIRO_Lrig_0.1, whole genome shotgun sequence genomic region:
- the LOC124678477 gene encoding glycine-rich RNA-binding protein RZ1C-like, with product MAEKEVGRIFVGGLSWDTTERTLERAFSDFGKVIETQVVTERETGRSRGFGFVTFSEPRAVDAAIREMHNGELDGRTISVNKAQPRMSTDDGGYGYGGGGYSSGARGGYRGAADIVPAASDECFKCGRSGHWARECPYADGGRPGRYSPPSRYGSGAGGRGDRFGGPDRYANRYVDDRYDGGRYADDRYGGGRDRYPPAADRFSGDRYGGADRYASGGFARERSYERDGGRPGGSYYRDEPRATGGYGRGGPRVANGDRYGSGGPARVGGSYRDRPAPYDRPSRGARSYDDRY from the exons ATGGCGGAGAAGGAGGTTGGCCGGATCTTCGTGGGCGGGCTGTCGTGGGACACCACGGAGCGCACGCTTGAGCGAGCCTTCAGCGATTTCGGCAAGGTCATCGAGACGCAG GTCGTAACGGAAAGAGAGACTGGCCGCTCCCGTGGGTTTGGGTTTGTCACATTTTCTGAACCTCGGGCTGTGGATGCTGCAATCCGGGAAATGCACAATGGAGAACTAGATGGTCGGACCATTTCTGTGAACAAGGCTCAGCCTAGGATGAGCACTGATGATGGTGGCTATGGATATGGGGGTGGTGGTTACTCATCTGGTGCTAGAGGTGGATATCGTGGTGCAGCTGACATAGTTCCAGCTGCAAGTGATGAGTGCTTCAAGTGTGGACGTTCTGGACACTGGGCCCGTGAATGTCCTTACGCAGATGGAGGTAGACCTGGAAGGTACTCTCCTCCTTCCAGGTATGGCAGTGGCGCCGGTGGGCGTGGTGACCGCTTTGGAGGACCAGATCGTTATGCTAATCGCTATGTTGATGACCGTTACGATGGTGGTCGCTATGCTGATGATCGTTATGGTGGTGGACGTGATCGCTATCCTCCAGCTGCAGATCGCTTTTCTGGTGACAGATATGGTGGTGCAGATCGCTATGCATCAGGTGGCTTTGCGAGGGAAAGAAGCTATGAGAGAGATGGAGGACGGCCAGGTGGAAGTTACTACCGTGATGAACCCAGAGCCACTGGTGGTTATGGCAGGGGTGGTCCGCGTGTGGCAAATGGTGACAGATATGGGAGTGGTGGACCTGCTCGTGTTGGTGGAAGTTACCGAGATAGGCCTGCTCCCTATGATCGCCCCAGTCGTGGAGCTCGCTCTTATGATGACCGCTACTGA
- the LOC124675520 gene encoding chromatin remodeling protein EBS-like: MAKTRAPKKILESYTIKGSDKVIKPGDCVLMKSVDTSKPPYVAKVESIEAAGSRGTNVRVRVRWYYRPEESIGGRRPFHGSKEVFLSDHYDVQSADTIEGKCNVHSFRSYTKLDSVNAEDYFCRFEYKSASGSFVPDRIAVFCKCEMPYNPDDLMIQCEECSDWFHPSCIGMSIREAKKREHFFCQTCTAENGKTAENSHEATAQSDEKPVESKRRRR; encoded by the exons ATGGCGAAGACGCGCGCGCCCAAGAAGATCCTCGAGTCCTACACCATCAAGGGCTCCGACAAAGTCATCAAGC CTGGGGACTGTGTGCTAATGAAGTCGGTTGATACATCAAAGCCACCCTATGTGGCAAAAGTTGAGTCCATTGAGGCAGCTGGTTCTCGAGGAACAAATGTGAGAGTACGGGTGCGTTGGTATTATCGTCCAGAGGAATCCATTGGTGGGAGGCGACCATTTCATGGTTCCAAGGAGGTCTTTCTCTCTGATCACTATGATGTACAGAGTGCTGACACAATAGAAGGAAAATGCAATGTCCACAGCTTCCGTAGCTACACAAAGCTTGATTCAGTTAATGCTGAGGACTACTTCTGTCGCTTTGAGTACAAATCAGCATCGGGCAGTTTTGTGCCCGACCGTATAGCTGT GTTTTGCAAGTGTGAGATGCCGTACAATCCTGATGACCTTATGATCCAGTGCGAGGAATGCTCTGACTG GTTTCACCCTTCTTGTATCGGAATGAGCATCAGAGAAGCAAAGAAACGTGAGCACTTTTTCTGCCAGACCTGTACTGCTGAAAATGGAAAGACGGCTGAGAATTCTCATGAAGCTACAGCGCAGTCAGATGAAAAG CCGGTGGAGTCAAAAAGGCGGAGAAGGTGA
- the LOC124678476 gene encoding probable D-2-hydroxyglutarate dehydrogenase, mitochondrial, with translation MAILSLLSSSRTRLSGLREPLRQAGLSALLTRGAPPPLHPRAPTTEFSSPGGHRPPPLDWASVGSRTISSDVGTSLTQYGSTNHALTLHKRFYQTLRPQHPYCGPRASIAANEAHHSVNDPSEVQRRTFGSAAKSIQRNPAYSVLNSDDVSYFKSILGDNGVIQDKDRVAVANVDWMGKYKGASQLLLLPKSTNEVSKVLAYCDSRRLAVVPQGGNTGLVGGSVPVHDEVIVNLGGMDKIISFDNVNGILTCEAGCVLENLSTFVENEGFIMPLDLGAKGSCQIGGNISTNAGGLRFIRYGSLHGNVLGLEVVLANGTVLDMLTTLRKDNTGYDLKHLFVGSEGSLGIVTKVSILTPAKLPSTNVAFLSCNDYMSCQKLLLAARRGLGEIISAFEFMDRQCIDLAMAHLEGVHNPLPLSPYKFYVLIETTGSDESYDKAKLEAFLLRSMEDGLVADGVIAQDISQASNFWRIREGISEASVKVGAVYKYDLSIPVEKLYDIVEEMRSRLGDMAEVLGYGHLGDGNLHLNILSSKYSDNILAQIEPFVYEWTAGHRGSISAEHGLGQMKAEKIHYSKSPEAVQLMASIKKLVDPNSILNPYKVLPQSAL, from the exons ATGGCGATCCtgtccctcctctcctcctcccgaaCACGCCTCTCCGGCCTCCGGGAACCTCTCCGGCAGGCTGGCCTCAGCGCCCTGCTCACCCGAGGGGCTCCCCCGCCCCTTCATCCCCGCGCCCCCACCACCGAATTCTCCTCTCCTGGTGGCCATCGCCCTCCTCCCCTCGACTGGGCCAGCGTTGGGAGCCGCACGATTTCTTCTGATGTTG GTACGTCCCTCACTCAATATGGATCGACAAACCATGCTTTGACTCTGCATAAGAGATTCTACCAGACCCTGCGGCCGCAACACCCCTATTGCGGACCTAGAGCTAGTATCGCAGCAAACGAAGCACACCATAGTGTGAATGATCCATCTGAAGTTCAACGCCGTACATTCGGTTCTGCGGCAAAATCCATCCAGAGGAATCCAGCATATTCAGTACTAAATTCTGATGACGTTTCTTACTTCAAGAGCATCTTGGGTGACAATGGAGTCATTCAGGATAAAGACAGAGTGGCTGTTGCAAATGTCGATTGGATGGGTAAATACAAGGGAGCAAGTCAGCTACTGCTTCTACCAAAAAGTACCAATGAG GTTTCTAAGGTTCTTGCTTATTGCGACTCCAGACGATTGGCGGTGGTTCCTCAGGGTGGGAATACAGGCCTAGTAGGTGGCAGTGTGCCCGTTCATGATGAG GTGATTGTCAATCTTGGTGGTATGGACAAAATAATCTCCTTTGACAAT GTAAATGGTATTCTAACTTGTGAAGCTGGTTGCGTGTTGGAGAACTTAAGTACCTTCGTGGAAAATGAAGG GTTTATTATGCCTCTTGACTTGGGAGCAAAAGGTAGTTGCCAGATAGGAGGGAACATTTCAACTAATGCTGGTGGCCTACGTTTCATACGCTATGGTTCACTTCATGGAAATGTACTTG GCCTTGAAGTCGTCCTGGCCAATGGAACTGTCCTTGACATGCTTACTACATTAAGGAAAGATAACACTGGATACGATCTGAAGCACTTATTTGTTG GAAGTGAAGGGTCGCTAGGGATAGTCACTAAAGTTTCAATACTTACACCTGCAAAGCTACCTTCAACTAATGTTGCATTCCTTTCCTGCAATGACTACATGAGCTGCCAG AAATTACTACTGGCAGCTAGAAGGGGTTTGGGTGAGATCATTTCTGCATTCGAGTTCATGGATCGTCAGTGTATTGATCTG GCTATGGCGCATTTGGAAGGAGTTCACAATCCTTTACCTCTCTCTCCGTACAAATTCTATGTTCTAATTGAGACCACTGGAAGTGATGAATCATACGACAA AGCAAAACTTGAAGCATTTTTGTTGCGCTCAATGGAAGATGGCCTTGTAGCGGATGGAGTAATAGCACAGGATATTAGCCAAGCATCTAATTTTTGGAGAATTCGCGAG ggtaTATCAGAGGCATCTGTTAAAGTTGGGGCGGTCTACAAGTATGACTTGTCCATACCTGTAGAAAAACTATATGATATTGTGGAAGAAATGCGCAGCCGTCTTG GTGATATGGCAGAAGTATTGGGTTATGGCCACCTTGGTGATGGAAATCTGCATCTAAACATCTTATCAAGCAAGTACAGTGATAAT ATTCTGGCGCAAATTGAACCATTTGTCTACGAGTGGACAGCCGGCCACAGAGGAAGCATTAGTGCAGAGCATGGGTTGGGGCAAATGAAAGCTGAGAAGATTCACTACAGCAAGTCACCAGAAGCC GTGCAACTAATGGCTTCCATCAAGAAGTTAGTAGACCCTAACTCAATCCTGAACCCATACAAGGTTCTACCTCAGTCTGCGCTGTAG